The sequence TTGATAATACCAATTGTTTTTACATTTGACAATATCGCATCAGATATCGTGTATCCTATCGTATATAGAGCTGCTAAAATCATAACAACTGCAAGAAAAATCATAATAAAACTAATTAATTGATTTATAATTAAGTAAAAAGAAGAAATACTCTCAAAATCCTGTGACGTTTCTAGAAAAGGACTACCTAGGGCATGTTCAAATTGATTCCAATACAAATTTTGATTATTTACGTTGTCGTACCGTAAACTCATCATAAATTTATCTGTACCTTGCATATTAGCAATATATTGATTATAATCCGTTGAATTCATCCATATTCTTGAAGTAATTGTGAAAGGCTGACTAAAAAAAATATCTACCACAATAGCTGATACCTTTAAATATAATATGCCTGTCTCTGTTTTAAATCCCATCGGGTCCCCTATCGATATATTCTTTGAATAAGCTAACGATGTTGGAATCCAAACTGTCCCTTCCCCAGGAGTGTTAGATTTCATACCATGTGCAAAATTAAGCTTGTCAACTGAAGATGGAACAAGAGGAGTATTCATCATGTACAAACCAATATTAGAAACTTCCTTGTCTTGATGTGTAAACCATGATAAACTACGGTATTCGATCAACTCAGATGAGTTCACTCCTTCTTGCTCTTGCCACCAACGATAGATAGGATACGGGTTGTATAAACCATCTTCAAAGTATAAAATTTGATGAGATCCGTTTACTTCGTTGTGCATGTTAGAAAAAACTTCGTCTGTATTATTCATAACCAAAACAGCTGTTGAAAGGAGTAATGTAGATAACATAATAATGATTGCAATCATTCCATTTTGAACTTTCTTTCTTCTCAAGCTGGATAAACACAACAACCATACAGGATACATTCTATTACTCCTTTCTTGAAACAAACGAATAAATTCTCATTTCTCTCTCTTTCAAATTTTCAGGTTTATATTTACTCAACTCTAAAATCCCTTCCACCATTCCATCTTTAATAAGAATAAGTCGGTCCGCCCTACAGGCTGCTTTTAAATCATGCGTCACCATAACTATCGATTGTCCTAATTTATTTACATTTGTTAAAATGTTCAGTATATTATTACCTTGTTCAAAATTTAGAGCACCCGTCGGTTCATCTGCAAAAATAACCTCCGGTGTGCTAATTAATGACCGAGCAATCGCTGCTCTTTGTTGTTGACCGCCAGAAACCTGAGATGGAAATCTTTTTTTTAACCTTTCGATATCCATTAATTTCATCAGTGATGATGCCTTTTTTCTTACCTCTGTTTTATTGTTGCCCGCAACATATCCTGGAAAAGTAATATTCTCATACAAAGTAAGGTCAGGGACTAAATTAATAGATTGATATACATATCCGATTTTATGCGCTCTGAAACTAGCCATATCAACCTCAGAGTATGAATCTATTCTCCTATCTTTAAAATAGATTTCACCATGAGTCAGATTATCCAATCCGCTTAACATATATAAAAGCGTTGATTTACCAGAGCCAGAGCTTCCCATAATGACTGTAAAATCACCTTTATATATTTCTAAATCTATATTTCTGACTGCATGGAATTTCTCACTTCCGCTTCCATAAACTTTTGAAATATGGACAGCTTTCAATAATACTTCTCTATTATCATTACATTTCTTTTCAATTACATTTGCAGTTAACATAAGTTTCACCATCTTTATAATTCTCTTCTTTTTATAAACCACCAGCTGCAATAAAATAAAATGATTGTAACAATGGAGGAAAGCACAATTTGCATTACAATAGAAGGATTAAATAGCAAATATGATAATCCTATTCCTACTCCTTCTCTTAATGTACCTATAGCCATACTTACTGGTATAATGATAGATAATGCTATATACAATCCGATCCCTAAAACATGTTTATAACAAGAAACCAATAAGTTGATGAAAGAAATCACAAGTAGATATGAAAAAAACTGATATAAAAACATGCCTACTACACCACTTCTATCCCAGTTAAAAAGAGCCATAATATTAAAGTATTCCCTTACACTAGGGTTTAAATAATTGTTTTCAAACAAAAACCAAAGAATATTAAACAAAGAAAAAATAATACTATAAAATACATATGTCCATATGATGCCCTTCATGTAATCTCTTCTTGATGCTCCAAGACTTAGTAAACGTCTAAAAAAATATAATGGAAGTATGAGGGGAACAACTAAAAGAAATATGGTTATTACGTTGGCAAAAGAGATTCCAATCGTATCATTGATCCCGCTCATATTAAAAACAGTATCTAAAACCCCCTGTAATGCTACTGCAAGAATAAACACAAAAAGTGAGAATTTTAATATATTTGAATTAGCTCTAACAATACTTAAAGATCTATTCATTAACTTCCCCTCCTACAGAATAATACGAGAAAAATTTTTGCAAGGGCATATGATCAACGGAAAGTTCCATTGTAGCTGCCTTTTCCTTTTCTTCATTGCTCAGAGTATCGTAGATAGCAGCGATTGTAATGCTACCATGAGTTTCTCTATGAATAATATTCTTGTCCTGTAAAAAAGATTCTACCTCGGTATTTTTTCCAGAAATAAAATATGATTTGTTCTTGATATTTTCCATGTCATCTGATAATTTAATTGAACCAGATTCCATAATAAATATTTTTTCTACAATCTTAGAAACTTCATCAATTAAATGTGTCGACATGAAAATTGTTCGAGGGTGTTCTGCATAATCTTCGACAAGAATATTATAGAACTTCTCTCTCATTAGAGGATCCAAGCCTAATACAGGTTCATCAAAAGCAGTAATTGGAGCTCTGCTCGCAAGTCCAATGGTTATCCCAACTAGTGATTCCATACCCCGCGAAAGTTTTTTAAACTTTTTATTGGGATCTAGCTCAAAAAGATTTAATAACTTCTTGGCAAAATCCCAGTCCCAATTATCATAATAAGGCGCAGCATATTCTAACAAATCAATGACCTTTGCCCCACCAAAGAACAAGTTTTTTTCTTTGACGTAACAAAGAGATTCAGGAGTTTCACCTTTTTTTAATTGATTTCCATAAACAAGAATATCCCCTTCATCTTGAAAAATGCTGCCACTAATTAAATTTAAAAAGGTTGTTTTTCCTGCTCCATTCCTTCCTAGGAGTCCGTATATTTTATTTTCCTCCAGTTTTATGTTAATGTTTCTTAATGCCTCTGTACTTCCGTAACTTTTGAGTAGGTTATTGGTTTCTAAAACGACCTGCATTCTCAATCAACTCCTATTTCCATTTTTAATCAATTTGATCACATCATCCGTTGTTAAATTAATTTTGTTAGCTTCATTTAACATCCTCTGTACATATTGACTATAAAAAGAATCTCTTCTTTTTTTCAAAATTTTCTCTACCGCACCCTCAGCAACAAACATACCCAATCCTCTCCTTTTGAACAAAATACCTTCTTCTACAAGCAGATTAATTCCTTTTACTGCTGTTGCAGGATTAATTTGAAAAGTTTTTGCAAAAGCTGTGGTTGACATGACTTGATCATCTATTTCATATGTTTGATTTAAAATATCATCTTCGATCATCTCAGCTATTTGTAAAAAAATCGGCTGCCCATCATCAAAGCTAGCCTTCAATATAATCACCTCGAATCTACTAGTACAAACTACACTCGATTGGTTAGTTACTTATGTAGTTAACCATATATGCTTTTGAAATATTTGTCAAGAATATTTTTCTTAAAAAGAAAAAAACTTCCAAATATTTAATGGAAGTTTTTTTAAATTTTCAAATATGTGGATGTTAATGATAATAGATTTATCTCCAAGTATGGGAATAGTTAATCAATATTTAACTCGGGTTTTCCCTTTTCAGCAATGATACTCCAGTTTTGACCACCATCTTCACTTTTATATACATCAACATTAAAAGTAGCTATCGTTATTTCTTGATTATTTTTTGGGTTTTGTGTCATGTACTGAATTGCGTCTTCTGGCATTTCAGGAATATCAACTTCAATGATCTCACCTGAATTTATATCCATCTGTTGAATTTTAGCTTGATCATCATACGTGCCAACCCATAACTTCCCATCAAAATCAAAGTATGCAGAAGTTGTTTGATCTCCGTCAAAAAGTTTTTCAAATGAATCACCATAGTTTTTAGATAAATACAATCCATCCCCACTAGTGACCACAACGATTGAATCATCATCAGGATGAACTGCCAGCCCGTTTGCTTCTAACTGTGCTGGGTAACCTTCTAAACGGCTTTTTTTCCATGTATTTGTTTCGTCTTGTGTAAAATACAACCCTGGATCTGCCATCATTTCATTTGGTTCCGGATTCATAACATAAAAAGTATTGGTATTATAAGATACTCCTGTTAGATGAAAATCCACTTTACCATATAAAGTTAGTTGATCTACACTTTCTCCTTCATCTCTACTTTTAACTATACCTAGAGGATTTTTTAATGCAGACCCCAAAGCAGGATGCCCGCTGGCATAAAATCCATCATTGGTCATAGCAAATCCCATATAATCATGATTTGCCCCATCACCCTCTCGCCAATTTCCCTCTTCATATACTTTCAATCCTGTATGTGATGCAAGGAGTAAGTGATTTCCTCCCGAGTTATATCCCATCCCATGAACGTGCCCGAATTCAACAATATCATCACTGCTGCCACTTGGGTTATAATATACGAACCCACTAATAACAACACCAACTAGGGATACAATCCATCCTATACGTATCCATTGAACTTTGTTTTTGTATGCTCTTCTATGTTTGCGTTCTTGCGAATTTTTTGAATTTTCCATCGTGTTTATTTTATATTTCAAAATATAAAATAAGATAAAGAATAGTAAAAATAGTATCCCGAATCCGAAGAATAAGTATAATGGAACCATCGAATTTGTCAAAGATTCATCCTCAGTACCATGTGCTGCTGCCAATGTTGGTAATATTGTCATTCCTAATAAAAATAAAGTGAAAATCTTGTTACGTTTCATTCATAATTCTCCCTTGCTTTTCATTCACTTCTTGCATCTTTTTTAAGTTGTCTATCTCTTGAGCAAGTTTCTTATTTTGTTCTTTTATTTCATCCAATTCTGAATTTCTTTCATTATTTTGGTGATGTTCATTTCCATGACAACAAGCTGCTTTGTTTTCATGTGTATGCCCTCGACTACCATGCATCCCCTTCATCATAAAAATCATCATGATAGGACAAATCAGTAAAATAAACAGTGATAACCAATCCATTCATTTCCCTCCTTTAGGATATAATTTTTCTTACGAGAACCAATAGAACTTAAGTGTTAAAAGTTATTTTCCATATTACTTTTCTTTTTCTCTAGTGAATACAAGAATCCCATAACTATGAAACTTAGTAATATAACACTTATACTTGTCCATTGACCTGCTGTCCAATCTAACGCATACCTTGGTGAGTCACCACGGAGGAATTCAAGTGAAAACCTACCAATGGAATATAAAATATTATAGTAAAGAAAGATAAAACCTGTTGGCCAGTTACGATTTTTAAGTATTAATAACATTGCAAAAACGATAAGGTTCCATTGACCTTCCCAGACCTCTGCTGGCCAAAGTGGTTGAGACCCATACCTATCATAAGCCATGGTCCCTTCTGGATAAACAATTCCAAATCCTGAATCGGTCGGAGCCCCATAAGCATCCCCATTCAAAAAACAAGCTATACGTCCAACTGCCTGACCGAGAATGATAGCAGGAGCTACAATATCTGCAAATTCCCAAAATGACAGTTTATGGAGACGTGAGTAAAGTGCAGCCGCTAGAAATCCGCCGATCAAAGCTCCTTGGATAGCTATTCCACCTCTCCAAATAGCAAAAATTAATTCCGGGTGTTCAGAATAATAGGGCCATTGAAATAAAAACACATGCCAAATTCTTGCACCGATCATTGCCCCAATAATTACGTAAATGAAAACACCTGATAGATGGTTACGATAAGCTGTATTTTTAGCAAAATAATAGGCTGCCCCCAATGCTAATAGAATGGCGAGTACAACGACAAGCCCATAAGATCTAACAGCAAATCCCCCTATTTCAAATAAAATGACTTTCAAGCTCTTCCCTCCTGATTGATGAAATTTCCTTTTACATTTTAATTTTAGTTTTTAATACCTTATTATCCTAACAATCAAATTTGCAGAAAGTTTGAAGAAACCCTCGCTTCTTAAAAAGGCAAATTATTTGGGATGAGCTAGCAATTTATATGTATAAAACGTAATTTATAACAAATAATCTAGTTAGAAAGGAGGAATTATCCTGGCTACAATAGTTAATACACCTACAGAAGTAAATCAAGCTTGTATTGACATCTGTAACAGATGTATGCAGGTGTGTGAAGAATGTTTGACTTCATGTTTAAATGAACCAGATGTACAGGCTCGGATTCATTGTATTCAAATGCTTCGAGATTGTGCTGACATTTGCGCTACAGCCTCACAATATATGTCTCGTAACAGCAGTTATGCTAAACAAATGTGCAGTCTTTGTTCAGAAATCTGTACTGCTTGTGCAGAACATTGTGCTAAATTTCAAGATGAACATTGTCAAAAATGTGCAAAAATATGTCAACAATGTGCTGATGAGTGCAGAAAAATGGCAGGTTAATCATTAAATTAAAATAAAGTCGGGTTTCCCCCGACTTCAACTTTGCCCCTTTATTCAGGATCATTATGAAATTCTCCGTTTAGTTCAAATGGAGAGTAGTATCCATTATATTTTACTGCTGTTACCATCCCGTTAGTCGCATGAAGAAGATCATGACAATGAAATAACCAATCTCCAGGGTTATCAGCATTGAACACTCCCACCACTTAACGCTTTGCGTTTGAAGTGAGGGATTCCTAAGTACAGAAACCTAATGGTCTCTAATGGATTAGGCTGATGCGAAATTTATAGGCTTTATTGACTAACATTTCCTCACCTCGCTTAGTTTCATTTTACAACAAAGAGGAAGTGATTAAAAACATTTGTTCGAGTGTGCAGGTGCATTCATCCCCCACTTCACTTTCACTCGTTTCACATTGTTTCAGTTTGAAGTTGGGGGTCTTCTGCTGGGAATAGATAAATATAAAAAAATTGTTTTTGTCTTTCACACTGGATCTATGGGGGAAAATAGTAGTCAATTTTTAATCAACAACGGATATATGAATGTTTCTAACTTAACTGGCGGAATGGCAAAATGGCCAGGTCCTATTTCTTAAGATGTGAAAAAGTGCCTCCGAAAAATGTTCTCGGTTAGGCACTTTTATATCATTTTATCCTTACTATTTAGGCTTATTCTTTTACAATAAATTTTCCAACCATACCTGCTTCTTTATGCCCAGGTACTGTGCAATAAAATTCAAATTCACCTGCTTCTTTAGGAATAAACTTAATACT comes from Chengkuizengella sediminis and encodes:
- a CDS encoding ABC transporter ATP-binding protein, with translation MLTANVIEKKCNDNREVLLKAVHISKVYGSGSEKFHAVRNIDLEIYKGDFTVIMGSSGSGKSTLLYMLSGLDNLTHGEIYFKDRRIDSYSEVDMASFRAHKIGYVYQSINLVPDLTLYENITFPGYVAGNNKTEVRKKASSLMKLMDIERLKKRFPSQVSGGQQQRAAIARSLISTPEVIFADEPTGALNFEQGNNILNILTNVNKLGQSIVMVTHDLKAACRADRLILIKDGMVEGILELSKYKPENLKEREMRIYSFVSRKE
- a CDS encoding ABC transporter ATP-binding protein produces the protein MQVVLETNNLLKSYGSTEALRNINIKLEENKIYGLLGRNGAGKTTFLNLISGSIFQDEGDILVYGNQLKKGETPESLCYVKEKNLFFGGAKVIDLLEYAAPYYDNWDWDFAKKLLNLFELDPNKKFKKLSRGMESLVGITIGLASRAPITAFDEPVLGLDPLMREKFYNILVEDYAEHPRTIFMSTHLIDEVSKIVEKIFIMESGSIKLSDDMENIKNKSYFISGKNTEVESFLQDKNIIHRETHGSITIAAIYDTLSNEEKEKAATMELSVDHMPLQKFFSYYSVGGEVNE
- a CDS encoding GntR family transcriptional regulator; amino-acid sequence: MIILKASFDDGQPIFLQIAEMIEDDILNQTYEIDDQVMSTTAFAKTFQINPATAVKGINLLVEEGILFKRRGLGMFVAEGAVEKILKKRRDSFYSQYVQRMLNEANKINLTTDDVIKLIKNGNRS
- a CDS encoding F510_1955 family glycosylhydrolase, translating into MKRNKIFTLFLLGMTILPTLAAAHGTEDESLTNSMVPLYLFFGFGILFLLFFILFYILKYKINTMENSKNSQERKHRRAYKNKVQWIRIGWIVSLVGVVISGFVYYNPSGSSDDIVEFGHVHGMGYNSGGNHLLLASHTGLKVYEEGNWREGDGANHDYMGFAMTNDGFYASGHPALGSALKNPLGIVKSRDEGESVDQLTLYGKVDFHLTGVSYNTNTFYVMNPEPNEMMADPGLYFTQDETNTWKKSRLEGYPAQLEANGLAVHPDDDSIVVVTSGDGLYLSKNYGDSFEKLFDGDQTTSAYFDFDGKLWVGTYDDQAKIQQMDINSGEIIEVDIPEMPEDAIQYMTQNPKNNQEITIATFNVDVYKSEDGGQNWSIIAEKGKPELNID
- a CDS encoding DUF2933 domain-containing protein, encoding MDWLSLFILLICPIMMIFMMKGMHGSRGHTHENKAACCHGNEHHQNNERNSELDEIKEQNKKLAQEIDNLKKMQEVNEKQGRIMNET
- the lgt gene encoding prolipoprotein diacylglyceryl transferase, whose protein sequence is MKVILFEIGGFAVRSYGLVVVLAILLALGAAYYFAKNTAYRNHLSGVFIYVIIGAMIGARIWHVFLFQWPYYSEHPELIFAIWRGGIAIQGALIGGFLAAALYSRLHKLSFWEFADIVAPAIILGQAVGRIACFLNGDAYGAPTDSGFGIVYPEGTMAYDRYGSQPLWPAEVWEGQWNLIVFAMLLILKNRNWPTGFIFLYYNILYSIGRFSLEFLRGDSPRYALDWTAGQWTSISVILLSFIVMGFLYSLEKKKSNMENNF
- a CDS encoding four-helix bundle copper-binding protein, which translates into the protein MTSCLNEPDVQARIHCIQMLRDCADICATASQYMSRNSSYAKQMCSLCSEICTACAEHCAKFQDEHCQKCAKICQQCADECRKMAG
- a CDS encoding multicopper oxidase domain-containing protein produces the protein MFNADNPGDWLFHCHDLLHATNGMVTAVKYNGYYSPFELNGEFHNDPE
- a CDS encoding rhodanese-like domain-containing protein is translated as MFQFEVGGLLLGIDKYKKIVFVFHTGSMGENSSQFLINNGYMNVSNLTGGMAKWPGPIS